From a single Anomaloglossus baeobatrachus isolate aAnoBae1 chromosome 4, aAnoBae1.hap1, whole genome shotgun sequence genomic region:
- the LOC142302710 gene encoding CD209 antigen-like protein 2: protein MKSRSQEEEQNVEMEDEVVDDEVTDPTWQSGLQSKDSSSDHLPPPCEEIYKVIQIIKTETSSEKRMDGKSDGAVQSCFGRKRSLVFRITLLAIIFLISIILLIIVCAFNSSIAKQLKTRNDQASQKPGVEELDNLKTKVADLSESIGKMCTMCPVGWRTIGSSCYYLSEETRTWDEARDECYKVNSFLAMIKDRNESDSLNTLFGRSSDYWIGLRRDARDLHIWKWIDGTEVTFTNWGVNEPNNYLNSDERCGEITSRAWNDKNCDIEQRYLCEKNRLC from the exons ATGAAGTCTAGAAGTCAGGAGGAGGAACAGAATGTGgaaatggaagacgaggtggtggacgacgaagtcactgacccaacatgGCAAAGTGGcttgcagagcaaggacagcagctcAGA TCACCTTCCTCCTCCCTGTGAAGAGATATATAAAGTCATACAGATCATTAAGACAGAAACTTCATCAGAGAAGAGAATGGACGGAAAAAGTGATGGCGCTG TTCAGTCCTGTTTTGGGAGGAAGAGGTCTCTAGTATTCAGAATAACTCTCCTTGCCATAATATTTCTGATCAGTATAATCCTGCTAATCATTGTATGCGCATTCA ATTCATCTATCGCTAAACAACTGAAGACAAGAAATGATCAAG CTTCCCAGAAGCCGGGTGTAGAGGAGCTGGACAACCTGAAGACAAAAGTGGCAGACCTCAGTGAATCGATAG GTAAGATGTGCACAATGTGCCCCGTTGGGTGGCGTACCATCGGTTCTTCATGTTATTATCTCTCTGAGGAAACGAGAACCTGGGATGAAGCCCGAGATGAATGCTACAAAGTTAACTCTTTTCTAGCCATGATAAAGGACAGGAATGAGTCG GATTCTTTGAATACATTATTTGGAAGGTCCAGTGATTACTGGATAGGACTGAGACGAGATGCAAGGGATCTTCACATCTGGAAATGGATAGATGGAACAGAAGTGACCTTTAC AAACTGGGGAGTGAATGAGCCCAACAACTATTTAAATAGCGATGAGCGCTGCGGAGAAATCACATCAAGAGCCTGGAATGATAAAAACTGTGATATCGAACAGCGATATCTCTGTGAAAAAAATCGATTATGCTGA